Part of the Triticum urartu cultivar G1812 chromosome 2, Tu2.1, whole genome shotgun sequence genome, GCTGATCAGCTCCCTAGTCCGGCCGTCTCCCTCCCAAGCCACGTGCTAGCTCGCGTGCGCGATCGCCATCCAGTTCACCGATCCCAGCGTGACGATCTGACCTACACACTCGTTCTAGAGCTAGGAGTCCATGGCCGCCGCCGCGGCGGGCAAGCGGCCCTGCTGCGCCGTGGTGCTGGGCTTGTTGCTGGCGGCCGTGACGGCCGCCGGCGCCGAGTTCATCACGTGGGAGGACCTGACCATGCCGGCCGTGGCGGGGCTCATCCGCGCCGCGCCGGTGGACGTCAAGTCGGCGGCAGCGCACCGCGGGGGCGTGGGCGTGAGCACGATCGTGGTGTCGCAGGACGGGACGGGGCACTCGCGGACCGTGCAGGGCGCCGTCGACATGGTGCCCGCCGGGAACACGCGGCGGGTCAAGATCCTCGTCAGGCCCGGGGTGTACAGGTGAGGCGATCGCGATCCGCCCGTCCAGTCCACCACCGCTGCCCCTCAATCGATCTCGACTTCGCAGTAACTGCCTCCAAGAGTTAATGGGGCCATTAAGTTACAGTGTGTTCCTCCCTTCCTAGCTTCTCAACAGCCATTTCTAGTCATCTAGAGCTGGCTATGTGTGCGTTGCCTGCCGGTAGCAGCTACCGAAGCTAGTAATTTCCCATTTCTATCTTAGTGCCTGCAGGCTACACAATGCAGGCTCTACTAAATCTGTAGAGTGTGCTGCTTCTAATTAGGCAAAATATCGTACTACTATATTTTTATTATGCACGGATGAATACAGAATGGGTCCTTTTTGTTGAACAATTCTTTTGTGTAAGGACTGAACTAACAAGCTAGGCATGGGATGTGGTGGATGGATGCAGGGAGAAGGTGACGGTGCCGATCACGAAGCCGTTCGTGTCGCTGATCGGCATGGGGACCGGGCGCACGGTGATCACATGGAACGCGCGGGCGTCGGACATCGACGCGACGGGGCACCAGGTCGGCACCTTCTACTCCGCCTCCTTCGCCGTCGAGGCCGACTACTTCTGCGCAAGCCACATCACCTTCGAGGTGCACGTCCGGCTCTACCTCTCCGCCCATGACCATCGCCGGCGATCAGCCGCCTCTTGCTTCGAAATGTGACATGTGTATATGCGTCGTACGTGGTCGGTGCAGAACTCGGCGCCGGCCGCGCCGCCGGGAGCGGTGGGGATGCAGGCGGTGGCGCTGCGGCTGTCCGGCGACAAGACCATGCTGTACAGGTGCAGGATACTGGGGACCCAGGACACGCTCTTCGACAACATCGGGAGGCACTACTTGTACAACTGCGACATCCAGGGCTCCATCGATTTCATTTTCGGGAACGCCAGGTCCCTGTACCAGGTACTGAAAGATTGTCCAAGATTTGATATTGCTCTCAATACGTTCTTGTGTATCAACCATGCACATTTTCTCTACGATATTTGCCATGTTGCTAGGTAAAAATTAGTTGTGCACGCTGCTTTTATAATACCACTGTAGAATATTTTGCTCCCATAGGCTACTATTTTGATGCCGAATTTGCCGCCTTGCCATCTGCATGTCCTCCCTTCCATGGACCAGAATAATAATTCTTGGCCGTTGCACTGTGGGTTGCTATCACAAATTTCACAATTCAGGCATGCACCAATCCCTGACATTCCATTCCATTTCTTACAGCAAGCACTTGTTTGACACTTGGTTTCCTCACTTTTGACGTGTCTGACGTGTAGGCTCTCTAGCATGTATTGTGGCGCACAGCTTGATTAGCACTTAGATAGCTAGATTAGTGGAAATCCGGTAGCTAGGCACAAACAATGCCCACAATGCTCTTGCACAAACCTATGCTAGAACCTTTTGTGGTCACATTCTCTTTGCAATCTCGGCATGCACGACTGTCTCACTGGCCCGAAAAATATATCGGAAGTCAAAGTGTCAACGAACGCGACGTCACACGGCATGCATGCTGCTACAGTACGTTTTTTCTTTGACACGATGAACGGGAACTGACGACTTTGCATGAACTCGCAGGGCTGCGCGCTGCACGCGGTGGCGACGAGCTACGGCGCGATCGCGGCGTCGCAGCGGAGCTCGGCGTCGGACGAGTCGGGGTTCTCGTTCGTGGGGTGCCGGCTGACCGGCTCCGGCATGCTGTACCTGGGCAGGGCGTGGGGCAGGTACGCCCGGGTGGTGTACGCCTTCTGCGATCTCGGCGGCATCGTCGTGCCCCAGGGCTGGAGCGACTGGGGCGACCGCGCCAGGACCAAGTACGTGCTGCTCCCCTCGCCTCAACCTCGACCTCAACCACCTGATCATGGAGGAAATCCGTGGGAGAGTGACGCGTGTGGCTGAGCTTTTTCTTGTTGTTTCATGGGCGTGCAGGACGGTGATGTTCGGGGAGTACAAGTGCAAGGGGCCCGGGGCGAGCTCGCGGCAGCGGGTGCCGTGGGCGCGGGCGCTCACCTACGAGGAGGTGCGCCCCTTCCTCGGCCGGGACTACATCAATGGCGAGCAGTGGCTCCGGTTGTAGTAGACAGACGGTGTAAATAAAGAGAGAAAAACATGTGGAGAGGATTGCACGACGTCGTCCTCCAGTTCATTCAGATTGCTTTCTCTCCACTGCAGATAATGTACTACTTACTAGTGGTGGTAGTAGCAGCTCCTAGCCTACATGTGGTAGCACCGGCGTGTAACGGGCCTGACACGTCCATATGTAGCAACATGAGGTTTGTTGGCCCTGTGAAAAGGAATTATTTTTTCCGTTTGTCGTACCAAGGATTCTTTGATTCTAAAACCTAAAAAGTGCTCGCTGGCTCGTTTGTCTTACAGAGCACACGCGCTCGCGCGCCGTCCGATCGATATCTCGCGGCCGCGCGCTTCCCAGGCGAAACCGTCGTTTATTGATGCATGCGTCAGGTGTCTCCTGGTCGTGGCGTTGCGGTCGAAACCCGTTGGATGCCTAGGCGGTCGTGGGTCCCTGCAGTTCTTCTCCCCTCCCCACTTCTGTTTCCTCCCCATTTCAAAACCGCTCCCGAGCGCAGGGGGGCGCATCCCATTTCCTCTTCCAATCCCCTGAATCCAGAGCAGCCGACGGCGTCACGGCGATTCGACGGTCGTCTTCTGCCGGAGTGAGCAAGGGATAGCGTGTGTGGCGTGAAGGGAGGGGTTAAGCGGGCAGGTGCGCGTCGGTGCGGCGACTGGGGCCATACGACTACACCCGCAGCACACAGCAGTCGGGGGCGGAAGGCGCTGCAGCGCCGGAGACGCGGCCGAGGAGGAACGACGCACGCGCCTTCGCCGTGCTTTTTGCGCGAAGGAGCAGAATCGCCTTGCTGTTGGGCGGAGGGCAGAATCCCAGGTCAGTTCATCTCGATCCCATTTGTGTAGGCTTGTCAGATCCACTGAGTACCTTTGCCCTTGTAAGAGATTATGTGTAGGTTAACTGATTTGGAAAGGATTAAGCACTCGTTAGGTTTGGTTTGGGTACTGGTGAGATTGGATTCGAGGGGCATTCAAGGCTTGGTGATGCTCAGTAGGATGTCGTGGTGTgtggagggagagggagggagatgTTCTCGTGCATACGTTGTTGATCTGCTAACTTGCCCAACAACTGCTCATATAGTTGCCTAGCACCTTTTTTACATGCAACAAATGTCCCTATTTGTGTTTGAACAAGGCAATGGGACAATGCTCGATGTTGTAGGCTCCTGTTGTTGAAATGTGTGTGTATGAGGTTGTGTGCTGGGGTTCAACGCTCATGTTTGTTTTTACAGATATGTCATTTGCTTAAGTTTTGTGATTCAGTTGTCAGGCTTTTGCTGGAGTTTTATGAGTCAGTTGCCTGACATGTCCTCAGCTGTTACCTAGTGTATTTGTGCAATAACTGGCTTGCTCAAGTTTTGTGAGTCAGTTGCCTGACATGCCATCATCTGTTGCCCAATGAATTTCGTACAATGTCAGGCTTGCTCAATTTTTTTGTTAGTCAGTAGCATGACATGACATCATGTGTTTCCTAGTGCACTTGTGGAATATATGGCTTGCTCAACTTTTTGTGAGTCAGTTGCCAGACACGCCCTCATCCTTTTATTTCAGGTGCTTGATGTGTAACCGATTTTTCTTGCTCCTTGTAGTCATGTTTTACTTAGGTTTTTGTATGTCCTTGTATTAATGTTGTAACATAGTGAAAATCAGATAGTTTACAACTCTTTTTATTGTCCACTTTTtgtaaattgttgtttgcttagTTTAGTAAGAATTTAGTCAAACGAATTTGTTGGATGATATACAGTTTTTTCAGAaccatttttctattttttttatgTTGATGCTCATTGTTTGTCCTTTATATATGCAACAGAAAAAAATGGCTGGGACAAGTCATAAGGCAAAACAGGATGGACCTGTTGGATCAAGTCATGATGACCTTGCATCTCATGGGAATGAAGAGCATCAAACACAGGTGTGCACATGCTCAGGAAGTTTTATGTACATTacatattttctttttcttttttattgaTTTATGTGGTTTCCATCTTCCAGCCACAAAGTAGTGCACCAATAATTGGGTACAAGCGTCAGAGAACTAAAGCAGTTATTGCACGGGGGAAGCGTCATGATGATATTATtagtaacgataatagtaacgAGAGCCAAGCTGCAGATGTTGGGAATGCAAATGTTGAAGGTGCAGATGTGGACCAACCTCCAAAACCAAGACGCCAGAAGACGGGAGGAACTGAGGTATTTGCATAGTTGCCTCAGTTTCACTAAGCAGTTGCCCAGCAATGCTGCCTAAGTTGCCTTTCCTATGATGAACATTATTTTGCTAATtcctttttttttgttttccccTATGCAATAGGGTCGTAGAAACAGGGCATCCCCTGCAAGGCTCTTCAAGTTGAACAAGGACTTGGTTCCTGACCAAAAGGGTGTCATCATTGGAAAAGAATTTGGTGGCATTCCGGACCTTGCAGCGAGTAGCATGCCCAGAGATCTTAGCCAGTGGATAATGAAGCATTATGACCCTGAGATTTCGCAGATAGTCATTCCAGAAAGGGGGAAGATTCCTGTAGATGCCGCAAGTGTCCGTAGGACATGGGGTTTGCCAAATAGGGGCAGGAAGGTGTGCTTCGAGAATCGGCCTGAAATCACAAAGGCAATGTACAATATTTACAACATCACATCCAAGAACTCCCCAACTCTCACAGAATGGTGCAAGATGATCATAGACATGGGAGGATCTTATGATGATGACTTTGTCCGCGCTTGGCTAGCTCTTGTATTTTCGTGCTTCCTTGCCCCTTCAACCAGTTTAATTATTTCCCCAAAAAGCTTCCCGGCGGTCATGGATGTCAATGGAATAACGGAAACCAATATATGCTAGTTTGTTGTTGATCAACTAAAGCTTGCGTTCACTTCGGGGCGTGGCAACAAGAAGGTTGTTTGTTGCTGTGTTTTCCACCTTGTTGTAAGTGCTTCAAGCTGTTCTGCTTTTTAAAGCATCCATcgttctcttttttctttttcgcAATCATTATCTAACTTAAACTTTGTGTTCTTTTTCTTGTCACGACGCAGCTGTTGTATCTAGACTCTTTGGATGTTGATGAGCCAATCCCGAACTTGGTACCAAGGGTTTCAGTTTGGAATTCAGATTTAATTTCCAAAGTTATCAAGAAGGACAGGAAGGCTCCGGGAGAATATGGctagggagtcctggattaaggggtccacAGGCGTCCAGACTATgtaacatgggccggactaatgggctatgaagatacaagacagaacaCTTCTCTCCGTGTcgggatgggactctcctttgcgtggatggcaagcttggcgttcggatatgtagattccttcctttgtaaactgactctgtacaaccctaggcccctccggtgtctatataaaccagagggtttagtccgtaggggcaatcacaatcatacaggctagacatctagggtttagccattacgatctcatggtagatcaactcttgtaatcctcatactcatcaatatcaatcaagcaggacgtagggtattacctccatcaagagggcccgaacctgggtaaaacatcgtgtcccctacctcctattaccttcgaccttagacgcacagtt contains:
- the LOC125536348 gene encoding pectinesterase QRT1; its protein translation is MAAAAAGKRPCCAVVLGLLLAAVTAAGAEFITWEDLTMPAVAGLIRAAPVDVKSAAAHRGGVGVSTIVVSQDGTGHSRTVQGAVDMVPAGNTRRVKILVRPGVYREKVTVPITKPFVSLIGMGTGRTVITWNARASDIDATGHQVGTFYSASFAVEADYFCASHITFENSAPAAPPGAVGMQAVALRLSGDKTMLYRCRILGTQDTLFDNIGRHYLYNCDIQGSIDFIFGNARSLYQGCALHAVATSYGAIAASQRSSASDESGFSFVGCRLTGSGMLYLGRAWGRYARVVYAFCDLGGIVVPQGWSDWGDRARTKTVMFGEYKCKGPGASSRQRVPWARALTYEEVRPFLGRDYINGEQWLRL